The nucleotide window GAGAGGAATATTTGTGGGCAAAAGATTAAGTATAGGTACGTCTTTTATTCAATGGTTAGATGATTCAACGGTTTCAAAAATGTCCGTTAGTGACGCTAGGATCAAGCTGAATTGCGGAATTAGAGTTGGCATGTCAAAGGAAGAGTGCAGAACTAGATTCAAATTAGGCAACGCTAAATTCGATACTCTGTCATTTGGTTATGGATTTTTAGACAATGGATGTGACTTGTATTTTAAAAATGGCTATTTAAGAGCGTGTTTGGGAATTGAGTAAGGGCTAAAAAGAGACGAGTCAGTAAGTTGCGCGGGGAGTTCCTAGGCTTCCACGGGCATTATGGTTGATGGCTACCAACCCCTTACTGACTCGCAGTGGCAAGTTATCAAGTCGCTGCTGCCCACGCAACGACGGCGGCGCTTGTGTTTGCGGCAGGTGTTCAACGCCTTACTGTATGTGTGCCGCACGGGCTGCCAGTGGCGGGCGCTGCCCCCACAGTTTCCACCCTGGACGGCGGTTTACTACTATTTCTATCGCTGGCAACGGCTGGGTCTGTGGCAGCAACTCAATACGGTCGTCAACGCCCTGGACCGAGTCGCACACGGCCGCGAACCGACTCCGGCGCTGGCCTGCATAGATAGCCAAAGCGTCAAGCTGGCCCCGCGCATCTACGAGCACCGCGGCCTGGACGCGCACAAGCTCGTCAACGGCCGCAAACGCCAGCTCCTAGTGGATTCCGGCGGGCGTATCTGGGCCGCGCACGTGCACGCGGCCCACCGCCACGACAGCACCGGCGCCCTGGCATTGCTGCCCCAGCGGCCTTGGTGGGCACGGCGCCTGCAGCTTGTGCTGACCGATGCGGCCTACCGTGGGCGCTTTGCCCAGCAACTGCTGCGGTTGGGCCTAGTCCAACAAATTAGTAGTCGGCCGCCTACCCTGCACGGCTTCGTACCCCT belongs to Hymenobacter sp. J193 and includes:
- a CDS encoding IS5 family transposase; the encoded protein is MVDGYQPLTDSQWQVIKSLLPTQRRRRLCLRQVFNALLYVCRTGCQWRALPPQFPPWTAVYYYFYRWQRLGLWQQLNTVVNALDRVAHGREPTPALACIDSQSVKLAPRIYEHRGLDAHKLVNGRKRQLLVDSGGRIWAAHVHAAHRHDSTGALALLPQRPWWARRLQLVLTDAAYRGRFAQQLLRLGLVQQISSRPPTLHGFVPLARRWVVERTFAWLACFRRVVVDYEFTPASHVTWLLLANITMSLNRS